A segment of the Pan paniscus chromosome 9, NHGRI_mPanPan1-v2.0_pri, whole genome shotgun sequence genome:
AAGCAATACAGGGCTtgggattttctttaaaatgctaaAGTAAATTTCGTGGGGGGATATTGATGACCCTCCCCTGCCACCAATTACTTCAAAATTGGCCTAGTGTTTGCAATTACTAAAGCTGGGACTTTGGAAATCATTATATTCTCTTCTACTTTTCTGTCTAttggaaatttctacataaaaatataatcaatgcAATTTATCacattaaccatttaaaaaagaaaacaacatttaaaaagaaactaagcaaagttaaagtagaaagaaaatgtcCTAACCTGTAGAAAGGTATCTATCTACACATATCTACCATAAATATTATGCTTAACAGTAAAGTGttgggctgggctcggtggctcacggctgtaatcccagcactttgggaggccaaggtgagtggatcacctgaggtcaggagtttgagaccagcctggctgacaaggtgaaaccccatctcttctaaaactacaaaaattagccgggcgttgtggcgtgcacctgtagtctcagctactcagggaggctgaggcaggagaatcacttgaactcaggaggcagaggttgcagtgagccaagatcaagccattgcactccagtctgggtgatagagcaagactctgtctcaaaaaaacaaacaaataaacaaaaaacagtagAGTGTTGAAAACGttttataaaaagtttttcttttaattgacaagtaataaTTCTACATGTTTATGAGGTACAGTGTTATGTATACATAATACATGTATACcttgtggaatgatcaaatcaaggtaattagaatatctatcacctcaaatatttagcatttctttgtgccaaaaacatttaaaatattatctttcagctattttgaaatatacagtccATTATTATTACTACAGTCACCTTGCCGTGTAATAGGcaccagaacttatttctcctgtctCACTGTAACTTGGTACCCCTCTCCTTGTTCCCTATCCACTTCTCCCACCTGCttccttccagcctctggtaaccccttctactctctacttctatgaattgAATTCTAAAATAATTCTACTTAGATTCTATACATAAGTGAGATCTTATGGCATTTATCCCTTTgcacctggcttatttcgctCATGATGTCCTCTAGGTCCATCTGTGTTGTCCCAAATgagagtttccttttttttcaatttgagacaaagtcttgctctgtcacccaggctgcagtgcaatgtcTTGATCTCATCTcgcttcaacctccgcctcccgagttcaagagattctcctgcttcagcctcctgagtagctgggattacaggcacgtgccaccatgcctggctaatttttgtatttttagtagagatgggctttcaccatcttggccaggctggtcttggactcctgacctcaaatgatccacccgcctaagcctcccaaagtgctaggattacaggcgtgagccactgggccgggcctcagtttcctatttTTCGAGGCTGAATAGGATTCTGttgtatatacataccacatttaaaaaacccattcatccattggtgGGCATttcttggctgttatgaataatactgcaatgaacgGGGGATACAGGTATCTCTTCAATACACTAATTTCAATATCTTtcgatatatacccagtagtgggaattgctggatcacatcgtagctctatttttagatttttgaggaacatccatactgttttccataatggctgaggAATTCACCACCAGCGACGTGCAAgggtttcccttttcaccacatccttgccaacgctTGTTACTTCCATCTTTTGGATAATAGCCAATCTAACAGGTGtggagtggtatctcattgtggttttaatttgcatttctctgatgattagagatgttgaccattttttcatgtatctgctggtcatttgtatgtcttcttttaactgtctattcaagtcctttacccattttaaaaacaggtttatttgttttcttgttattaagTAGtatgagttccttgtatattttggatattaaccccttattcaatgaacatttgtaaatattttccaccCATTCATAGATTGTGTCTTCACTCTAgtggttgtttcttttgctgtgcagaagctctttagtgtgatgcaatcccatttgtctatttttgcttttgttgcctgtgctttaggGATCGTATCCAAGAAATCTTTGCGCAGACCAAAGTCTTAGAACTTTGCCCCAGGTTTTCTTCTGgtggtttttatagtttcaggtgttacatttgtctttaatccattttgtgttgATTGTTGTGTAAGAGGTGAGACAAAGATCTATTTTCATTGTTCTGtttgtgaatatccagttttcccaacaccatttgttgaagagactgttcttttcccattgtgtgttcttggcccctttgttgaaaatcaattgtgggtttatttctgggctctccatcATATTCCATTGGTTGATGCATCTGATTTTAgggtatatgtatttttaatgtgcTCCCCAAGAAGTCCTTACATTCTGCTGCATTGACAAACCTGTGGCCAAGTTTTAGGCCTAGGTTCTAATTAAGCTTAATTCTGGAGGCGAAGTCTCGGGGGGGGACACCCAGGCCCTCCTCAGCCCTCAAGTCTCATGGTATTCCCCCCCGCCCCAACTCCATTTAGTGACTCTGACAGTTGGCAGTGTGAACCTAGAGATCCACAATGGCTTCATCCTCGGGAAGATTCAGCTACCCAGGCCCAAGATGGCCCCCGCAAATGACACATATGAAAGCATCTTCAGTCACTTCCGAGAGTATGAGATTGCCATTCGCAAGGTGCCGGGAAACTTCACGGTATGGGGTTCCCCAAGGCCCCAGGGCCAGAACTCCCTTGGCTTCCCTGTCCCCTGGGCTGGAAGCACCCTTGTGTGCCATTGGGAACTTTGCTTGTGGACTCAAGGGAGGGTCTGGGATGGTGGGTGGGCAGAGGAGGGAGTAGAAACCACCTCAGCCCTCAGAGCTATGCTCTTGTGAGATGCTCCTCAAAGGAATTGCCTACTAGGGCAATTGGGCACCCCAGAGCCCTTCTAGATGAAGCAATAAGGCTCTGAGAGGCTGTGTAACCTACCAGAGGGCGCCCCTGTTATGGGAGAGCTGGCATCTGCAAAATCcaccctctctcctctccaccaCTGTTGATTCCAGCCCCTTCTGGGAAGATCTTCAGCATCTATAAAACAccgctttttcttttaaaatacaaaataaaattgtggTCATTACAGTGATCATGTGCTGCATTGGTAATTGTGGGGTTTGTCATCTTAGACAAAGGATACTGAAGGGGGTTGGCTGAAATCACCTCTAAAGGCCCACCAGCTCTCAGTGTCCGTGTGCCATGAAATAAAAGGATTTTGTTAATTGCTATCATTTTTGTTTCAGTTCACACACAAGAAAGTAAAACATGAAAACTTCAGCCTCCTAACCTCTGGAGAAGTGGGAGAGTTCTGTGTCCAGGTGAAACCATCTGTCGCTTCCCGAAGTAACAAGGGGATGTGGTCTAAAGAGGAGTGCGTCTCCCTCACCAGGCAGTGTGAGTCAGCTGGGCTGCTCTCAGCATGGGGAGGGAGACTGGGAGGGCCTGGTGCAATCCAAAACGCGTGCACCTGGGATGCTGGTGCCAGCCACTGTGTTAGGTGCTGCTTCACATAGCTCTGCATCCTTAATAGGAGAGAGGTCCTACtgtcctcattttagagatgagggaactgaggctcagtaTTAGCAACTTCCTAGGGTTGCACAGCCAGGACTTGGTGGCAGAACCAGGTCTCTTGGATCTAGGGTCCTCCCACTGGAGCACAGCGGTGTTTCCCAACAACATCCCCCTCCCCCGGGGCCATCTTCAGTGATCTGTGCTAGTTCCTGTTGTTACGGTCTTCTGCTGTTCTTCCTCAGAGCCAGGGATACAAAGGGCTTCTCCTTACTTCCCCTATTCTGCTCTGCTCCTCGCCAGAGCTGCTAAAGTCAGCAAAtactgctccaggctgtcagtcAGGTGCCGGGGCTGTAGGGGGAGGGAGATAATAGAGGACATGGAGGCCACGGTCCTGCCTAGGAGGATCTTGCATCCTGGCTGGGGAGATAGAGTGTGCACAGAGGAGACTGTAACAAGCAACTCTTATTGGACAGCAGATGAGATGTCCAGTGCCCAGTGAAACATGCCAACAGTAAGTGCTCTGGGAGGGGCCAGTCCAGTGTGGGCAGAGTCTGGCAAAGGTGAAAGTGACTCCTGCTAGATCTGCAAAAAATTTCAGTTTATGAAGGACACTCAACAGCTCAGTGTCATTTAAGTCTCAATGCAGAGGAAGGCACTAAGTGGGTATCAGGCAGTCTTAAGAGtttttcatacattcattcaCTGATACATGAAATAGTTCCAAATCTCAGCTTTACAACTTTTGAGGtttatgactttgggcaaattacttaacttctatgTGCTTCAGGATCCTAATATGTAAAAATGGGGCTGATGATAGTATTTACCTCCTAtaagtataaaagttaaaataatctgATGGTATTGGTACATGGTCAGTGCTGTGTACTTCACAACTACCTTATGAGGTCAGTGGCTCTGACAGAGTAATTAATTTGTCCACAAttgcacagctagtaagtggtgaagctgggacttgaacccacaTCTAGCAGCCCCCGGAGCCTCGATTCTTACCTGCTCTACCATCCTGCCTCACTGTTCTGTTTGCTGTGATGGGAGTCATGTGCAGAGAGCTGGAAGCAGTTAGCGCATCCCCTAAGGGAATCCTTCAGGGCATGGTTTGGAAGGCCAGGTAGGGATTCGCAGAAACCTAGACACATCTAGAGTTGTGGCCTGTAGTTTGCCTTGGGCCACTCACTGAATGGTTCCTGACAGTGGGCAATGGATTTCATGGGACCAGAGTCCTATGACCAGAATCACCGTGCCCCATGGTGACAGGCCACAAACACATCTCTCTGGGCCTGCAGATTTCACCGTGACCAACGTCATCATCTTCTTTGCCTTTGTCCTGCTGCTCTCCGGAGCCCTCGCCTACTGCCTGGCCCTCCAGCTGTATGTGCGGCGCCGAAAGAAGCTGCCCAGTGTCCTGGTGAGTCTTGCAAGGAGGTCACTGCCCCGTCCTTCCCAGCCACACCCAAGcttccaggagggcagggagctCTTTTCCTCCCAGCCAGTCCATTGCCTTAGCTTGCCTCTGCTCTCAGCCCTGATGTGATTGGGAGATACCTTCATCAAGCACtgtggggacagagggaggaagtgAGCGTGAAGCCCAGTACCGAGAATGTTGCCATCCAGTAGCTCAGATGAGACACATGGAATCACAAATCTCAATGACCACGAGCCATTTTGATATGATCTACTAGTAGTTGGCCATGGACTAGCCCCTGTGCATTGCATCTCTGATTATGAGGCAcagttattatccccatttcataagtgaggaaactgaggcacagagagattgtTACACACACAgggccacacagccaggaagagTCAGGGAGGGAACCCACTTTCCTACCACTAGTAGCCATGCGTGTTCcacaagagagaaagaaggaaaggccaGAAGTGCTGGTCCTCGGGCTGCTGCCAGAGTGGGCCAGAGGAGAGAGGACACTGGGGGGCGGTGGGGATGCTGGGCCACTGGAGAGGGGATGCTGGCGGGGGACAGGGAGGGGCTCATGGAGGAGGCCaagccctcctcccctcccagggTGTGTCCTCTTGCTACATTGTACTGACAAATGATACATTTGTGGCAAGCCAGTCTCCAAAACTCAGCTTGCAAAGATTGGGCAGCATTTTCCAAACCTCGGCCTGGTCTCTGGCCTGGAGTTCAGGCCGCATTGAAGATTGCCCACCATAGCCTCCATAGCTGGCACTATTGCATGATGGCTGAGGGATCAGCTGGGAAGGACCAGCTCCGTCTGCAAGGCAGGGGCCCCACAACTGGAAGGGGAATCTCCAGAGGGATCCTGGGATCTCTAGGGAAAACGAGACGAGAGacaagtgcagtggcgcaatctcagctcacttgcagcctcaccctcccaggttccagtgattctcctgccttagcctcccaagtagctgggattacaggcatctgccaccatgcctggctaatttttgtatttttagtagagacggggtgttgaccaggctggtctcgaactcctgacctccggtgatatgcccacctcggcctcccaaagtgctaggattataggcattagccaccgcaccctgcccctTCTGTACTTTTGGATCACAGAACTGACTTGTCCTTGAGGGTTTTTTCTCTTCAGGATAAATATAGCTCAATCCCTTCATCTGATGATCGTAGTTATTACCACATGAATAAATTATAATGCACAGAGCACTGACACATTCATTAGTTTGTTCTCATTCATTAGCTTGTTTGATTTGATCTTTCAACAGTTCATCAAGGTAAGTATTATTGGACAAGGAAGGGATTTCAAATCAGGACAGTTGAGGATGAATTCCAGTTGTGTTCTTTACTGTTGTGCCACTTTGTGCAAGTCATTTAtcttctctgagtttcagttttctcctctagGAAATAGAGGTAATAATACTTCTCTTACAGAATTATTGGAGGGTAAAGTtcaattcaacatatatttattgagcaccttctatgTACCACACTTTGTTCTAAGCACTGTAGACACATTACAGCATAAGGAGGCAGGTactgtcattatttccatgttacagatgaggaactaaagcacagagagggtaagtaaTTTGGTCAGGGTGACAAAGCTGATAAGagtcagagctgggatttgaacccaggaagtctggcTCTAGAGGACACATCCTAAATCACCAAGCAATGTGATAGGAATAGGCACTCAACCAATAAGAGCTGCATTTGAATCATCATGTACCAAGGAAATGAGGGCAGATATGCAACAGTGAGTCAGTGAGTCAGTCGGCAGACCTTAGgagggcctactgtgtgccagctcAGTTTAGACTCTGGAGACAGGGTAGTAAACAACACTAGacagttcctgccctcaaggagtttgtGTTCTTTTGGGAATGTGGAGTAAGTGAGTGTGTGTATagtgagagacagaaaacaaacaagtaaaataatTCTAGGAATAAAGTGCTAGGAAGAAGTAACAGGGTTAATGTGGAGAGAGTGGCAGGAGTACTGCTTTAGGCAAGGTATTCAGGAAGGCTTTGCTGAAGAAGTGACATCTGAGCTGAGACCTAAACCATGAACAGGACACAGCCATATAAAGTGCCGAGAGCATTTCAAACAGGAGGGAGagtgtgtgcaaaggccctgaggcagcacGGTGCTTGATGTGTTCTGGGACAGAAAGAACACCAGTGTGGCTAGGGCAGAGGGGTTATGTGGCTTCCTTAAAACCCTTGGCAATTAACAGAGAGCAGCCCCTTCACTGTGAGTTCCACACTTGTGCCACTGCCCCACACTGCAGCCACCATGTTCGTGTGGGTCACTACTCAGGGAATAGAAAACTTAATTTGGTGTCTTACATccagaattttagaaaatgaaatgggCAGGAGGGCGTAGACTGGGATACAATAGAATAAGAACTGCAGAAATATCATGGCACAGCTCATAATGATGAGTATTATTTTGTGAAACTGGTTTCAGTTATTTACATACGGGTTATATATACAAGTCATTATGCAActtatttctgattttgagtCATAGTCAAAAAAGTTTGAAACATGCTTCTAGATGGGTCTAGCCTGCTTTCAGGTTTGAAAAGCACTGTGGATGGAGCCACCTGAGAGTTTTCACCATGCTCAGCAGACCCTGGTTCTGCCTGTTACTCCATCTGGGCCTGAGAATACAAGTTTCTTGTGTATCTGGCCTGAGCCAAACTGGGAATTGCATTAGGAGGAAAGCTGGATtcgaaaacaaaacagaatacatTGCAGTGTAATTTAGGAGCTCTCCTCCTGGGCCTGGCCTTCCCCGGCAGCACTGGGATGGGTGCTGGAAGGTGACTCCTGCTTCTCTCACTCTGCCCTCTCTTCCCCAGCTCTTCAAGAAGCCCAGCCCCTTCATCTTCATCAGCCAGCGTCCCTCCCCAGAGACCCAAGACACCATCCACCCGCTTGATGAGGAGGCCTTTCTGAAGGTGTCCCcagagctgaagaacttggacCTGCACGGCAGCACAGACAGTGGCTTTGGCAGCACCAAGCCATCCCTGCAGACTGAAGAGCCCCAGTTCCTCCTCCCTGACCCTCACCCCCAGGCTGACAGAACGCTGGGAAACGGGGAGCCCCCTGTGCTGGGGGACAGCTGCAGTAGTGGCAGCAGCAATAGCACGGACAGCGGGATCTGCCTGCAGGAGCCCGGCCTGAGCCCCAGCACAGGGCCCACCTGGGAGCAACAGGTGGGGAGCAACAGCAGGGGCCAGGATGACAGTGGCATTGGCCTAGTTCAAAACTCTGAGGGCCGGGCTGGGGACACACAGCGTGGCTCAGCCTTGGGCCACCACAGTCCCCCAGAGCCTGAGGTGCCTGGGGAAGAAGACCCAGCTGCTGTGGCATTCCAGGGCTACTTGAGGCAGACCAGATGTGCTGAAGAGAAGGCAACCAAGACAGGCTGCCGGGAGGAAGAATCTCCCTTGACAGATGGCCTTGGCCCCAAATTCGGGAGATGCCTGGTTGATGAGGCAGGCTTGCATCCACCAGCCCTGGCCAAGGGCTATTTGAAACAGGATCCTCTAGAAATGACTCTGGCTTCCTCAGGGGCCCCAACGGGACAGTGGAACCAGCCCACTGAGGAATGGTCACTCCTGGCCTTGAGCAGCTGCAGTGACCTGGGAATATCTGACTGGAGCTTTGCCCATGACCTTGCCCCTCTAGGCTGTGTGGCAGCCCCAGGTGGTCTCCTGGGCAGCTTTAACTCAGACCTGGTCACCCTGCCCCTCATCTCTAGCCTGCAGTCAAGTGAGTGACTCAGGCTGAGAGGCTGCTTTTGATTTTAGCCATGCCTGCACCTCTGCCTGGACCAGGACGAGGGCCCCCGGGGCAGAAGTTAGGCATGAGGCAGTCTGGGCACTTTTCTGCAAGTCCACTGGGGCCAGCCCCAGCCAGGCCCTGCAGGGCTGGTCAGGGTAcctggggcaggaggaggccAACTCACTGAACTAGTGCAGGGTATGTGGGTGGCACTGACCTGTTCTGTTGACTGGGGCCCTGCAGACTCTGGCAGAGCTGAGAAGGGCAGGGACCTTCTCCCTCCTTGGAACTCTTTCCTGTATCATAAAGGATTATTTGCTCAGGGGAACCATGGGGCTTTCTGGAGTTGTGGTGAGGCCACCAGGCTGAAGTCAGCTCAGACCCAGACCTCCCTGCTTAGGCCACTCGAGCATCAGAGCTTCCAGCAGGAGGAAGGGCTGTAGGAATGGAAGCTTCAGGGCCTTGCTGCTGGGGTCATTTTTAGGGGAAAAAGGAGGATATGAAGGCCGAGTTTGATCTCTGGGATGGTCACATGGGGAACCTCCCCTCATCGGGCCTCTGAGGCAGGAAGCTTGTCACTGGAAGATCTTAAGGTATATATTTTCTGGACACTCAAACGCATCATAATGGATTCACTGAGGGGAGACAAAGGGAGCCGAGACCCTGGATGGGGCTTCCAGCTCAGAACCCATCCCTCTGGTGGGTACCTCTGGCACCCATCTGCAAATATCTCCCTCTCTCCAACAAATGGAGTAGCATCCCCCTGGGACACTTGCTGAGGCCAAGCCACTCACATCCTCACTTTGCTGCCCCACCATCTTGCTGACAACTTCCAGAGAAGCCATGGTTTTTTGTATTGGTCATAACTCAGCCCTTTGGGCGGCCTCTGGGCTTGGGCACCAGCTCATGCCAGCCCCAGAGGGTCAGGGTTGGAGGCCTGGGCTTGTGTTTGCTGCTAATGTCCAGCTACAGACCCAGAGGATAAGCCACTGGGCACTGGGCTGGGGTCCCTGCCTTGTTGGTGTtcagctgtgtgattttggacTAGCCACTTGTCAGAGGGCCTCAATCTCCCATCTGTGAAATAAGGACTCCACCTTTAGGGGACTCTCCATGTTTGCTGGGTATTAGCCAAGCTGGTCCTGGGAGAATGCAGATACTGTCCGTGGACTACCAAGCTGGCTTGTTTCTTATGCCAGAGGCTAACAGATCCAATGGGAGTCCATGGTGTCATGCCAAGACAGTATCAGACACAGCCCCAGAAGGGGGCATTATGGGCCCTGCCTCCCCATAGGCCATTTGGACTCTGCCTTCAAACAAAGGCAGTTCAGTCCACAGCCATGGAAGCTGTGAGGGGACAGGCCTGTGCGTGCCATCCAGAGTCATCTCAGCCCTGCCTTTCTCTGGAGCATTCTGAAAACAGATATTCTGGCCCAGGGAATCCAGCCATGACCCCCACCCCTCTGCCAAAGTGCTCTTAGGTGCCAGTCTGGTAACTGAACTCCCTCTGGAGGCAGGCTTGAGGGAGGATTCCTCAGGGTTCCCTtgaaagctttatttatttattttgttcatttatttattggagagGCAGCATTGCACAGTGAAAGAATTCTGGATATCTCAGGAGCCCCGAAATTCTAGCTCTGACTTTGCTGTTTCCAGTGGTATGACCTTGGAGAAGTCACTTAtcctcttggagcctcagtttcctcatctgcagaataATGACTGACTTGTCTAATTCACAGGGATGTGAGGTTCTGCTGAGGAAATGGGTATGAATGTGCCTTGAACACAAAGCTCTGTCAATAAGTGATACATGTTTTTTATTCCAATAAATTGTCAAGACCACAGGAATCGTGTGAAACCAGTCAGATTGCTGATGGCACATTGGCTCATGGAGGACTCGGTTGTTGATAATGAGGAGGGTAATAATGTGTGGGATGTGTGATGTCACTTTAAGGAAACAGGGCTGAGGACTCAGGCTTAAATCTGACAGACCCAGGGAGTCCTCATGCTACCTGTATTGTGACCTTGGGCCCATTACTTATCCTCATCAAGTTTTAATTTCCCCGCCTGTCACGTGGAGTTGACAACTCCCCATGAGGATGTTGTGAGGTGTAAATGAAATTGCACATAAAAAGTTTAACATGGTGCCAGGCATGTGGTACTATGTGCCACTAGCTGTCATTGGCTGTTGAGGCTGTAAAGAAAAATGGACAGTTTTCTTGGAAACAAGTGAAAATGAAAGCGATAAGGAGTGTGCAGCGGGACtctttcagaagacagaaaaggaagagGTGGAAAGCACAATGCAACGTTTTGGATGTGAGTTCTGACAATGTGGAGAGAAGAACCTGGAAACCCCTCCTTTCCAGGAAGACAGCAAACCGGACCTCCCTGGAGCTCTGTTCCCAGAGCCCTGTCCCTGGCTCCCCTTGCCCAGGAGGCGTGTCTCAGCGGTGGTTCTCCTAAGTGCGGAAGCCATCTGCACTCTATTCTAGAAGCAGCCTGCTCCCTCCATGAAAAACCCCATGTGGGTTTGAATTTCTCCCCGTGCTCAGCCCAGTGGGTAGAACAAACCCAGGCCCGCGGCCTGAGCTTCCTGGGTGTGCTTTTCTCTTCGTCCTACCTGAATCCCCTAGAAGGTGACTGGGGACACCTCACCTCTTTTCCCCCGTGTCATCTCCAATCTTGCCTCACCCTGTTCATTCTGAGAAAATAACTAGTTCTGAGGAAGTGCTGATCCTATCATCTTCAGAGAACTTGACTAATATCACGCCATTTCAGACCTGCTCAGGCTTTTGCCCTAGAGCCCTCCTTGTCAATATTGGAAAGAAAAGTAGTGTTGGTCACTTTCTCCTGGAAATGAGGTGTTAGCGATGGCTTATTCCCCATGGAAAAGGCCCCTAAGGTCTAAATATAAAGATTGAGAGAGTAAAAGGAATTACATTCAAGGAACTGCAGCCAGTTTGGTTGGATACAACAGATCAAAGAGCAGCTTGCAGGTCAGAAGGAAGTCAGAAGACGCAGCCCTTGGTGCAGGCCCTGCCTGCTCCGTTTCTGTGGAATGAGTAGGAGTTTGCGCTGGTTCATCTCTGCTTTGAGGCTGCTCTGTAACCACTCACCACAGACAGGCCCTTGGGAGAAACTGAGCGAGTCCTTCCAAGCAGCCGGGGCTGATGAGACACTTGCAGATTTCTTGGGAATTTGGATTACAGTCCCCAAC
Coding sequences within it:
- the IL10RA gene encoding interleukin-10 receptor subunit alpha isoform X2, whose protein sequence is MSRTELPSPPSVWFEAEFFHHILHWTPIPNQSESTCYEVALLRYGIESWNSISNCSQTLSYDLTAVTLDLYRSNGYRARVRAVDGSRHSNWTVTNTRFSVDEVTLTVGSVNLEIHNGFILGKIQLPRPKMAPANDTYESIFSHFREYEIAIRKVPGNFTFTHKKVKHENFSLLTSGEVGEFCVQVKPSVASRSNKGMWSKEECVSLTRQYFTVTNVIIFFAFVLLLSGALAYCLALQLYVRRRKKLPSVLLFKKPSPFIFISQRPSPETQDTIHPLDEEAFLKVSPELKNLDLHGSTDSGFGSTKPSLQTEEPQFLLPDPHPQADRTLGNGEPPVLGDSCSSGSSNSTDSGICLQEPGLSPSTGPTWEQQVGSNSRGQDDSGIGLVQNSEGRAGDTQRGSALGHHSPPEPEVPGEEDPAAVAFQGYLRQTRCAEEKATKTGCREEESPLTDGLGPKFGRCLVDEAGLHPPALAKGYLKQDPLEMTLASSGAPTGQWNQPTEEWSLLALSSCSDLGISDWSFAHDLAPLGCVAAPGGLLGSFNSDLVTLPLISSLQSSE
- the IL10RA gene encoding interleukin-10 receptor subunit alpha isoform X1 — encoded protein: MLPCLVVLLAALLSLRLGSDAHGTELPSPPSVWFEAEFFHHILHWTPIPNQSESTCYEVALLRYGIESWNSISNCSQTLSYDLTAVTLDLYRSNGYRARVRAVDGSRHSNWTVTNTRFSVDEVTLTVGSVNLEIHNGFILGKIQLPRPKMAPANDTYESIFSHFREYEIAIRKVPGNFTFTHKKVKHENFSLLTSGEVGEFCVQVKPSVASRSNKGMWSKEECVSLTRQYFTVTNVIIFFAFVLLLSGALAYCLALQLYVRRRKKLPSVLLFKKPSPFIFISQRPSPETQDTIHPLDEEAFLKVSPELKNLDLHGSTDSGFGSTKPSLQTEEPQFLLPDPHPQADRTLGNGEPPVLGDSCSSGSSNSTDSGICLQEPGLSPSTGPTWEQQVGSNSRGQDDSGIGLVQNSEGRAGDTQRGSALGHHSPPEPEVPGEEDPAAVAFQGYLRQTRCAEEKATKTGCREEESPLTDGLGPKFGRCLVDEAGLHPPALAKGYLKQDPLEMTLASSGAPTGQWNQPTEEWSLLALSSCSDLGISDWSFAHDLAPLGCVAAPGGLLGSFNSDLVTLPLISSLQSSE